The Parabacteroides sp. AD58 genome includes a window with the following:
- a CDS encoding ubiquitin-conjugating enzyme E2: MNESLAPDWRLFDPKQLSGRNRRLLHEWINLDQTLEKRNEIEYQIAKRNTQGLPTEYLITYYIYSIQGVERIDWLNQPGESNRPIFASTFQMQISLPINYPCVDGPAEFRFLTHDATGNKIPHPWHPNIRYFGEFAGRVCLNALNTHTSLAWCIDRAALYLRYELYHAIQEPPYPEDPKVAKWVIQQGEPNEWIFFDQPALESRK; encoded by the coding sequence ATGAATGAGTCTTTAGCCCCCGATTGGCGTTTATTCGATCCCAAACAACTGAGTGGACGAAATAGGCGATTGCTCCACGAATGGATCAATCTAGACCAGACTTTGGAGAAAAGGAATGAGATCGAATACCAAATAGCTAAACGCAACACGCAAGGTTTGCCAACAGAATATCTCATTACATATTATATCTACTCTATCCAAGGCGTTGAGCGAATCGACTGGTTGAATCAACCGGGTGAGTCTAACCGGCCCATCTTTGCCTCAACCTTCCAGATGCAGATCAGTCTCCCAATCAATTACCCCTGTGTTGACGGACCTGCGGAGTTCCGTTTCCTAACCCACGACGCCACAGGTAATAAGATTCCCCATCCTTGGCATCCCAACATCCGTTATTTCGGTGAATTCGCAGGTCGGGTTTGCCTCAACGCCCTAAATACTCATACGAGCCTGGCGTGGTGTATCGATCGAGCCGCGCTTTACCTACGTTATGAACTCTATCATGCCATTCAAGAACCACCTTATCCCGAAGATCCCAAAGTCGCGAAATGGGTCATTCAACAAGGAGAACCCAATGAATGGATATTCTTTGATCAACCCGCTTTGGAAAGCAGAAAATAA
- a CDS encoding GPW/gp25 family protein → MSILLPLQIEKGQLTRAKNLKEAIDTFIELLLTTPCQSCIADRQFGFIFNNLKFEIFNENEGVIYNSATKEEDLGLYDKKVSGSSKSINTFAIELKKAIETYEKRLTNVSVTMSYIKNLKKIHVNIEGTFQETNETYKYTTSLNIWN, encoded by the coding sequence ATGAGTATCCTGTTACCATTACAAATTGAGAAAGGCCAATTGACCCGAGCTAAGAATCTCAAAGAAGCGATCGACACGTTCATTGAACTTTTATTGACCACACCATGTCAAAGTTGCATTGCTGATCGTCAATTCGGTTTTATTTTCAATAATTTAAAATTTGAGATCTTCAACGAGAACGAAGGAGTCATCTACAACTCAGCAACCAAGGAAGAGGATTTGGGACTTTACGATAAAAAGGTTTCCGGTTCTTCTAAAAGTATCAACACCTTCGCAATCGAACTAAAAAAAGCCATCGAGACCTACGAGAAACGGCTTACCAATGTCTCTGTCACGATGAGTTATATCAAGAACCTAAAAAAAATACATGTCAATATCGAGGGAACATTCCAGGAAACAAACGAGACCTACAAATATACGACTAGCCTCAACATTTGGAACTGA
- a CDS encoding type VI secretion system baseplate subunit TssK — translation MNINSRIDWKAGMAISERTFIEMDENLSRRQEVASRTINGNQFGLIPFTEFNCQGGFVRNKLEIERLQCMALLPSGKILHIDEKVVITIPLVYGDEYYLACGFGDGQTVFDVKAVPFVRPEYQFGIYSLNELEGSDRFPVMKFKVKDGIFSIDPDYIPPCLHLQSDSRFQPYLKQLSETISQVAEHANLESGEGKRALQRYAYLLKGYDMKNRTAHFIQLANEIVQAIDYYIVKPNTETLTELQSYNEYDIVRWLGWLEQYAKGAISILDKVVLEDHSIDFDALKAQIIAELYERLYPELHDKLYGTLKEKLYTEITDDLILKLTDYVNNRLKSELHDLLAGELSEELFEKLFKALYDSLYKALYVPDEKEEEKEFMPLI, via the coding sequence ATGAATATTAACTCAAGAATAGACTGGAAAGCCGGTATGGCGATCTCCGAGCGAACCTTCATCGAGATGGACGAGAACCTCTCCCGTCGGCAAGAGGTTGCGAGCCGGACCATCAACGGCAACCAATTCGGGCTTATCCCCTTCACGGAATTTAACTGCCAAGGAGGATTCGTCCGCAACAAGCTGGAGATCGAGCGGCTACAATGCATGGCGCTTCTTCCTTCGGGAAAGATCCTTCACATAGACGAGAAGGTTGTAATTACCATACCTTTGGTCTATGGCGACGAATATTACCTGGCCTGCGGCTTTGGTGATGGACAAACTGTTTTCGATGTAAAGGCGGTCCCTTTCGTTCGCCCCGAATACCAGTTCGGGATCTATTCTCTGAATGAGCTGGAGGGAAGCGACCGTTTTCCGGTGATGAAATTCAAGGTTAAGGATGGCATCTTCTCGATTGATCCCGACTACATTCCTCCCTGCCTGCACCTCCAGTCAGACAGCCGCTTCCAGCCCTATCTCAAACAGCTGTCGGAAACCATCTCACAAGTGGCCGAGCACGCCAACCTGGAATCCGGAGAAGGCAAGAGGGCTTTACAGCGTTATGCCTACCTGTTAAAAGGCTACGACATGAAAAACCGAACTGCCCATTTCATCCAGCTAGCCAATGAGATTGTCCAGGCGATCGACTATTATATCGTAAAGCCAAACACCGAGACACTAACTGAACTCCAATCCTATAACGAGTACGACATCGTCCGTTGGTTGGGATGGCTCGAGCAATATGCCAAAGGGGCGATCTCCATCCTGGATAAAGTTGTTCTTGAGGATCACAGCATCGATTTCGACGCTTTAAAAGCACAAATTATAGCGGAACTTTACGAAAGGCTCTATCCGGAACTACACGATAAGCTCTACGGGACACTCAAGGAGAAACTTTATACTGAAATTACAGACGACCTGATCCTCAAATTGACTGACTATGTCAACAACCGACTCAAAAGTGAGCTACACGACCTATTGGCCGGTGAACTGTCGGAAGAACTCTTCGAAAAATTATTCAAGGCATTGTACGACAGCCTTTACAAAGCACTATACGTGCCTGATGAGAAAGAGGAGGAAAAGGAATTCATGCCATTAATTTAG